The Humulus lupulus chromosome 4, drHumLupu1.1, whole genome shotgun sequence genome has a window encoding:
- the LOC133830035 gene encoding SUMO-activating enzyme subunit 1B-1-like isoform X1 codes for MAYIYSINPQLCEFTNHYRFFFSCQLTLKMDGEELTEQETALYDRQIRVWGADAQRRLSKAHILVSGMKGVAAEFCKNIVLAGVGSLTLVDDRVVTEEALDANFLIPPDDNVFSGKTLAELCCDSLKDFNPMVRVSVEKGDLSSFGVDFYSKFDVVVVCCSSLSTKKLINDKCRKLSKRVAFYTVDCKDSCGEIFVDLLLHRYSKKKLEETVDCELKYPSFKEAISVPWKTLPRKVSKVFFAMRVLERFEEAEGRKPGEVSNDDLPGVKKLKKELCESQSLNESHIPDALLERLVTNGREFPPVCAIVGGILGQEVIKAISGKGDPMKNFFFFDAMDGKGIIEDISSSETGN; via the exons ATGGCCTATATTTATTCGATAAACCCACAACTTTGCGAATTTACAAATCATTACCGCTTTTTCTTCAGCTGCCA ATTGACGTTGAAAATGGACGGCGAGGAGTTGACTGAGCAAGAGACTGCACTGTATGATCGCCAAATTAGGGTTTGGGGCGCTGATGCTCAGAGAAG ATTGAGTAAAGCTCATATTTTGGTTTCTGGAATGAAAGGAGTTGCTGCTGAG ttTTGCAAGAATATTGTACTAGCGGGTGTTGGTAGCTTGACCTTGGTGGATGATCGAGTAGTAACTGAAGAGGCTCTTGATGCTAACTTTTTGATACCTCCTGATGATAATGTGTTTAGTGGTAAAACTTTAGCTGAGCTGTGTTGTGATTCTTTGAAAGATTTTAACCCAATGGTTCGGGTTTCTGTCGAAAAAG GTGATTTGTCGAGCTTTGGTGTGGATTTCTATAGTAAGTTTGATGTTGTGGTTGTCTGCTGTAGTTCGCTTTCAACAAAA AAATTGATCAATGACAAGTGCCGAAAGTTATCAAAGCGCGTAGCATTCTATACTGTTGATTGTAAGGACTCTTGTGGTGAAATTTTTGTTGATCTCCTACTCCATAGATATTCAAAG AAAAAACTTGAGGAAACTGTTGACTGCGAATTGAAGTATCCTAGTTTTAAG GAAGCAATTTCAGTTCCTTGGAAAACACTTCCAAGGAAAGTGTCGAAGGTCTTTTTTGCCATGAGAG TATTAGAAAGGTTTGAAGAGGCTGAGGGACGAAAGCCTGGGGAAGTCTCAAATGATGATCTTCCTGGTGTAAAGAAGCTGAAAAAGGAGCTCTGTGAGTCACAG TCTTTGAATGAATCTCATATTCCTGATGCACTCCTAGAAAGATTGGTGACCAATGGAAGAGAATTCCCTCCAGTTTGTGCCATTGTAGGGGGAATTCTTGggcag GAGGTCATTAAGGCTATATCTGGCAAAGGAGATCCCATGAAGAACTTCTTCTTCTTCGATGCTATGGATGGAAAGGGGATAATAGAGGACATATCAAGCTCGGAAACTGGAAACTGA
- the LOC133830035 gene encoding SUMO-activating enzyme subunit 1B-1-like isoform X2 — protein sequence MDGEELTEQETALYDRQIRVWGADAQRRLSKAHILVSGMKGVAAEFCKNIVLAGVGSLTLVDDRVVTEEALDANFLIPPDDNVFSGKTLAELCCDSLKDFNPMVRVSVEKGDLSSFGVDFYSKFDVVVVCCSSLSTKKLINDKCRKLSKRVAFYTVDCKDSCGEIFVDLLLHRYSKKKLEETVDCELKYPSFKEAISVPWKTLPRKVSKVFFAMRVLERFEEAEGRKPGEVSNDDLPGVKKLKKELCESQSLNESHIPDALLERLVTNGREFPPVCAIVGGILGQEVIKAISGKGDPMKNFFFFDAMDGKGIIEDISSSETGN from the exons ATGGACGGCGAGGAGTTGACTGAGCAAGAGACTGCACTGTATGATCGCCAAATTAGGGTTTGGGGCGCTGATGCTCAGAGAAG ATTGAGTAAAGCTCATATTTTGGTTTCTGGAATGAAAGGAGTTGCTGCTGAG ttTTGCAAGAATATTGTACTAGCGGGTGTTGGTAGCTTGACCTTGGTGGATGATCGAGTAGTAACTGAAGAGGCTCTTGATGCTAACTTTTTGATACCTCCTGATGATAATGTGTTTAGTGGTAAAACTTTAGCTGAGCTGTGTTGTGATTCTTTGAAAGATTTTAACCCAATGGTTCGGGTTTCTGTCGAAAAAG GTGATTTGTCGAGCTTTGGTGTGGATTTCTATAGTAAGTTTGATGTTGTGGTTGTCTGCTGTAGTTCGCTTTCAACAAAA AAATTGATCAATGACAAGTGCCGAAAGTTATCAAAGCGCGTAGCATTCTATACTGTTGATTGTAAGGACTCTTGTGGTGAAATTTTTGTTGATCTCCTACTCCATAGATATTCAAAG AAAAAACTTGAGGAAACTGTTGACTGCGAATTGAAGTATCCTAGTTTTAAG GAAGCAATTTCAGTTCCTTGGAAAACACTTCCAAGGAAAGTGTCGAAGGTCTTTTTTGCCATGAGAG TATTAGAAAGGTTTGAAGAGGCTGAGGGACGAAAGCCTGGGGAAGTCTCAAATGATGATCTTCCTGGTGTAAAGAAGCTGAAAAAGGAGCTCTGTGAGTCACAG TCTTTGAATGAATCTCATATTCCTGATGCACTCCTAGAAAGATTGGTGACCAATGGAAGAGAATTCCCTCCAGTTTGTGCCATTGTAGGGGGAATTCTTGggcag GAGGTCATTAAGGCTATATCTGGCAAAGGAGATCCCATGAAGAACTTCTTCTTCTTCGATGCTATGGATGGAAAGGGGATAATAGAGGACATATCAAGCTCGGAAACTGGAAACTGA